DNA sequence from the Vicinamibacteria bacterium genome:
TGCTGCACCCGGGTGTCGGGAGCCCTCAGATCCACTCCCACACGGACGCTGCGATTGGACTTGCCGAAACGACCGGAGCTTCCCGCCCCGATGCGCGCCGGAAGTCCCGTCTCGTTGTCATGATGGGCGTCTAGACCCCAAGACCACTGAAGAGTGCCGGCGCCGAAGACGAGCGCACCGCTCTCGTGTCGGTAGAGAGTCAAGTGGTGCGTGGCGGTTCCCGAGCGATAGACGGAACCATGGTCGTGGATGTAGTGAACGTTGTCCACCGTCGTCTCCGAGAGATGCATGAGTCCCGGAGGACGAAATCCGTTGTCCAGATCCTCGTCCCACTCGTGACCGAGATTGGCGCCATCGAGCCGCGCGGTCTCGCCCGGCCGGAGTCTCGCGATGTCGGTGCTGCGCCAAAAGCGCAGACGTGAGTAGGCGGCGGGGACGAGAATCGGATCGTACCGCCAGGCGTTCACGGTGAAGATCTGACCAATCAAGGCATTCTCCGGTTGCGCTCCTTCGGGATTGAAAGGACGGGAATCCCGCCAGGTCCCGGTCCAGACATCGGGAAGCGGATCGATCTTCCGCCCGTCATGGGTCTCCTTGTAGCAAACCAGCGTGCGATGAGGTGTTCCGCTGCCGTCGATGCTCGGCTCCCAGCGGATTTTCCAGAAGATCTCGTTTCCGCTGAAGAATCCGAGGTGGACTCCGGCGTCGCGCGCGGCTTCCACGTTCGCGCGCTGCCGGCCGGACCAGTATTCGTCATGGCCCACCGATAGGAACAATTTGTGCTGGACGAGCTTCTCACCTCGACGTTCGGTATCGACGCCGGTTGCGTAGGTCACGTCGTAGCCATTGGCCTCGAGCCAGCGCACCATGGGGTACTCGGCATTGAAGACGAGATTGACGGCGCGATACTCGCGATTGGCAAAGGGGCGGTTGTAGCTGACCTTGTAAGCCCGCTCCGCCGGCGCAGCGGGATCGAAGGTGCCGTAGGTGCTCGTTCCGCCGTATCGGTTGTAGGCTTGCCAGGTCGTATCCGACGTCTGGAAGAGCACATCGGAGCGGGACGCGTCGTCTCTCACGATGAAATAGATATGACTCGCCCGGGGCTCGTCGAGCTCGTTCGCGAGACGGCCGAAACCGAGCGCTCCGTACGCGTGGGGCCACGCTTCGGCTTCTTCTTCCATCGCTGCGGGGTCCTCTCGCACGAGCCGGGCGAAGTAGATCCCGGATACTGCGTCACCGGGGACGCGCCACGACGCCGAGATCTGCCAGTTGCCGCAATCGAAGAGCCGCGTGTCGGCATCGGTCAAACAATCGGGCTGTTGCTGCGGGAGCGACACGGATGGTGCGATCGTGGCTACTCGTCGAGCACCCATACCGCCGTAGTAGCCCATGCGGTAGATGTCGATGCGGTAGTCCGTAGCGTCGGTCTGGATCTTGAAGTGGATCGTCTCGCCACGCTGAATGCTGATGTCGGTGGCGAAACCCTGGATGCTCGGGTCGCCGGAGGTGTCGATGTCCCATTCGGTCGAGGGACTCCCGGGCATGCAGTTCTCGGCCACGATGGCGTTAGTCGGACGCGCGCAGGGATCTTGCGCTCCAAGAAGGGTCACGAGGCTGAAAATGAGTAATGAAAGATTCATATGAGAGGGGAGATTCTAGCTCCGGGCGTGGTGCGATTCGAATCCAAAGTCGCCCTCTCTCGGGTTGAGTTTGACGCCCTTCAACTGTGTACCTAATATGCCGACTTTCCGCGGAGGCGCCGTTGAGCGATCACATGCTGATTTGGGGGGGAGCCGGCCTGTACATGTCGGCCATGATCGCGGTGGGCTTTTGGGCGCAGAGGCGCATTCACGAGTCTTCCGACTTCATCGTCGCGGGGCGCCGGCTGCCCCTGTGGCTCGCCACGGCGACCCTTTCCGCCACCTGGTTCGGAGGCGCGACGGTCCTCGGCGCGGGTGGCACCGCCTACGAGCAAGGTTTCTACGGCGTGATCCCGGATCCGTTCGGGGCCGGCCTTTGCCTGTTGATCGCCGGTCTCGTCGTCGTCCGGACCGTCCGCCGGATGAAGCTTCTCACGGTCTCCGATTTCTTCCGGCTACGGTACGGGCGGCAGTGCGATCTGGTGTCGAGCGTGGCTCTGATCCTCACCTACGCCGGCTGGACCGCCACCCAGATCGTCGTGATCGGCAAGGTGCTCTACTCGCTCGCGGACCTCGATCCCACTCTCGGAATGGTCATCGGCGCGATCGTCGTGATCACCTACACTTACGTCGGCGGGATGTGGGCGGTCACCGTTACCGATTTCCTGCAGATCCTCATTCTCATCCTGGGCCTTCTGGTCATGCTGCCTCTCGTGATCGCCGCCTGCGGCGGGATCTCGGCCTATCTCGAGGCCGTGCCCGATGGTTCTTTCAACCTCCTCCCTCCCGTCGATTCGGACGGACTCGAGTGGCTGAACTGGTTCAGAGCCTGGATCGTGATCGGGCTCGGCAACCTGGCGGGACAGGATCTGCTGCAGCGCTCGTTCGCGAGCCGCGACGAGCGGGTGGCGCAGAATAGCGCCTACCTCTCGGGAGTCTTCTATCTCACCTTCGGAATCATTCCCCTCATCGTGGGACTCGCGGCCACGATCCTGCTACCGGAGCTGGCTATCGAAGATCCCGAGCTGGTGATCCCGATCATGGCGCGACAGTTTCTGCCGGTACCGCTGATGGCGCTCTTCCTGGGAGCGCTGATGTCGGCGGTCATGAGCAGCGCGGATAGCG
Encoded proteins:
- a CDS encoding sodium:solute symporter family protein, with the translated sequence MSDHMLIWGGAGLYMSAMIAVGFWAQRRIHESSDFIVAGRRLPLWLATATLSATWFGGATVLGAGGTAYEQGFYGVIPDPFGAGLCLLIAGLVVVRTVRRMKLLTVSDFFRLRYGRQCDLVSSVALILTYAGWTATQIVVIGKVLYSLADLDPTLGMVIGAIVVITYTYVGGMWAVTVTDFLQILILILGLLVMLPLVIAACGGISAYLEAVPDGSFNLLPPVDSDGLEWLNWFRAWIVIGLGNLAGQDLLQRSFASRDERVAQNSAYLSGVFYLTFGIIPLIVGLAATILLPELAIEDPELVIPIMARQFLPVPLMALFLGALMSAVMSSADSALLVPSSLIGQNLLRYFRPGVTQESVLTWSQRSVPVVGFLALGIALALPRAYELLVESFAFLLVVLFVPFMAGLWWKRANTPGALSAMGVGFVTYFICKVATGQDAGDVAAVILAAVALVTVSLWTARSHPPRPLTDIDGNPIDLEGRLGLHAAP
- a CDS encoding N,N-dimethylformamidase beta subunit family domain-containing protein, with product MNLSLLIFSLVTLLGAQDPCARPTNAIVAENCMPGSPSTEWDIDTSGDPSIQGFATDISIQRGETIHFKIQTDATDYRIDIYRMGYYGGMGARRVATIAPSVSLPQQQPDCLTDADTRLFDCGNWQISASWRVPGDAVSGIYFARLVREDPAAMEEEAEAWPHAYGALGFGRLANELDEPRASHIYFIVRDDASRSDVLFQTSDTTWQAYNRYGGTSTYGTFDPAAPAERAYKVSYNRPFANREYRAVNLVFNAEYPMVRWLEANGYDVTYATGVDTERRGEKLVQHKLFLSVGHDEYWSGRQRANVEAARDAGVHLGFFSGNEIFWKIRWEPSIDGSGTPHRTLVCYKETHDGRKIDPLPDVWTGTWRDSRPFNPEGAQPENALIGQIFTVNAWRYDPILVPAAYSRLRFWRSTDIARLRPGETARLDGANLGHEWDEDLDNGFRPPGLMHLSETTVDNVHYIHDHGSVYRSGTATHHLTLYRHESGALVFGAGTLQWSWGLDAHHDNETGLPARIGAGSSGRFGKSNRSVRVGVDLRAPDTRVQQATVNLFADMGVQPSTLQPGLVLATPSTDETPPMSTIVWPEPGTVLSEGRHRIRGRASDEGGGVVAGIEVSVDGGQRWHPASGWDDWTYEWEASTAAAPAILRSRAVDDSGNLESPGPGVQVRVEADRP